The following coding sequences lie in one Labeo rohita strain BAU-BD-2019 unplaced genomic scaffold, IGBB_LRoh.1.0 scaffold_125, whole genome shotgun sequence genomic window:
- the LOC127157906 gene encoding LOW QUALITY PROTEIN: butyrophilin subfamily 1 member A1-like (The sequence of the model RefSeq protein was modified relative to this genomic sequence to represent the inferred CDS: inserted 2 bases in 1 codon) — protein sequence MKFICVTLLIISGITDSRSEQYEVVGPAGPVFAVAGEDVILPCSVKPNISVVDMRVEWFRLDLKDSPLVHLYEDHVDKNTNQIQSYRGRTKLNHQELQRGNTSLKLSSVRVSDEGLYKCFIQSKSWSDDATVNVNIEAVGRPPVITVDGFDHSGGLHLLCESEGWYPEPDLEWLNSEGVSLSSETTETHRNEDRFSVKHTITVHHRDGKIHCRVKLRHHVLETQIITTSKRFSSWRTSIILISVAAVLSVIAGILIAVFAHKIREHIQLQDEHSQLQNKHSRVQNEHSQLKNEHSQLQDEHSQLQNEHSQLKNEHSQLQDEHSQLQNEHSQLQNEHSQLQNEHSQLQNEHSQLQNELSQLQDEKKRIQHVSEFSLEHDQLLKTILPKAPTYLRSYKVNVILDADTAHPHLIVSDDGKQVRSGNTQTKGKGKDRFDEYLGVLGKDGFSSGCFYFEVQVKGQTKWDLGVTRESVNRKGLIRLSPDNGYWIVGRRDGEYQACDSSVDSLSLSVNPQRVGVFVDYEKGLVCFYDVESMSHIYSYTDQCFNEKLYPFVCLGYEXNENSTPLIICDDY from the exons AGCAGTATGAAGTAGTGGGACCTGCAGGTCCTGTATTTGCTGTAGCTGGTGAAGATGTGATTCTGCCCTGTTCAGTCAAACCCAACATTAGTGTTGTGGACATGAGAGTGGAGTGGTTTAGACTTGATCTGAAAGACTCACCACTAGTGCATCTCTATGAGGATCATgtagacaaaaacacaaatcagaTTCAGTCCTACAGAGGCAGAACAAAACTGAATCATCAAGAACTACAGAGAGGAAATACATCACTCAAACTTTCATCAGTCCGAGTCTCTGATGAAGGACTTTATAAGTGTTTTATTCAGTCCAAATCCTGGTCTGATGATGCCACTGTTAATGTCAATATTGAAG CTGTAGGACGTCCTCCAGTGATCACTGTAGATGGGTTTGATCATTCAGGAGGACTTCATCTACTGTGTGAATCTGAAGGTTGGTATCCTGAACCTGATCTTGAGTGGCTGAACAGTGAAGGAGTCAGTTTGAGTTCAGAAActacagagacacacagaaatgAAGACAGATTCAGTGTGAAACACACCATCActgtacatcacagagacggCAAGATTCACTGCAGAGTCAAACTGAGACATCACGTGCTGGAAACACAGATTATCACCACAA GTAAAAGGTTTAGTTCTTGGAGGACATCAATCATCCTGATTTCAGTAGCTGCTGTGCTCAGTGTGATTGCTGGAATACTGATAGCTGTGTTTGCTCATAAAATCAGAG AACACATTCAACTACAGGATGAACACAGTCAATTACAGAATAAACACAGTCGAGTACAGAATGAACACAGTCAACTAAAGAATGAACACAGTCAACTACAGGATGAACACAGTCAACTACAGAATGAACACAGTCAACTAAAGAATGAACACAGTCAACTACAGGATGAACACAGTCAACTACAGAATGAACACAGTCAACTACAGAATGAACACAGTCAACTACAGAATGAACACAGTCAACTACAGAATGAACACAGTCAACTACAGAATGAACTCAGTCAACTACAGGATGAGAAGAAGAGAATACAACATG tttctgaattttctttAGAACATGATCAACTTTTGAAGACAATTCTACCTAAAG CTCCCACATATTTAAGATCAtacaagg TGAATGTGATTCTGGATGCTGATACGGCTCATCCACATCTCATCGTGTCTGATGATGGAAAACAAGTGAGATCTGGAAACACACAAacgaaaggaaaaggaaaagacAGATTTGATGAATATCTTGGTGTTCTTGGGAAGGATGGATTCTCCTCAGGGTGTTTTTACTTTGAGGTTCAGGTGAAGGGACAAACTAAGTGGGATTTAGGAGTGACCAGAGAATCTGTTAACAGGAAGGGTTTGATCCGTCTGAGTCCTGACAATGGATACTGGATTGTGGGACGGAGAGATGGGGAGTATCAAGCTTGTGATTCTTCTGTTGACTCTCTTTCTCTGAGTGTGAATCCTCAGAGGGTCGGTGTGTTTGTGGATTATGAGAAGGGTCTCGTCTGCTTTTATGATGTGGAGTCCATGTCTCATATCTACTCTTACACTGATCAGTGTTTTAATGAGAAACTCTatccatttgtttgtttggggtATGA AAATGAAAACTCCACACCACTGATCATCTGTGATGATTACTAA